The genomic interval TTGACTCGGGGGCGCGCGCGGAGGGCAATGGGGCCCATGCGACGCGCGCTCTTGTTGGTGGGTCTGGTGGTGGGACTTTCCTCTTCCGCGGCCGAGCCGCCTCGGGCCTATGTGCTCAAGGCCGCGCGCCTGTTCGATGCGAGGACCGGGAAGCTCGTCACGCCGGGCGTGGTGGTGGTGACGGACGGGAAGGTGTCCTCGGTGGGCGCGGGCGCGAAGGCCCCCGAGGGAGCCCGGGTGGTGGAACTGGGCGACGCCACGCTCTTGCCGGGCTTCATGGACTCCCACACGCACTTGACGGGGGAGGCCGGTGAGGACTGGCGCCAGGACGTCATCGACTCGTTCCAGCGCACCATTCCGGAGAAGACGCTGGAGTCGCTGCCGCACGCGCGCGCGACGCTGATGGCGGGCTTCACCACCGTGCGCAACGTGGGCGCGGGAGACTTCATCGACGTGGGCCTGCGCAACTCCATCCGTCGGGGCACCGTGGTGGGGCCTCGCATCCTGACGGCCACCTCGGGTCTGGGCAGCACGGGTGGCCACTGCGACGAGGGCAACTCCTGGCGCAAGGGCCTGCTCGCGGACGAGACGGGCGCGGGTGTGGCGGACGGGCCGGAGGCGCTGCGCGCGAAGGTGCGTGAGAACCTCAAGTACGGCGCGGACCTCATCAAGGTGTGCGCCACGGGCGGAGTGTTGAGCCTCAACTCGGACGTGGACTCGCCGCAGCTCACCCAGGCGGAGCTGGATGCGATTGTCGACGAGGCCCATGCGCGCAAGCGCAAGGTGGCCGCGCATGCTCACGGCGCGGAAGGGGCGAAGCGGGCCATCCGCGCCGGCGTTGACTCCATCGAGCACGGCTCGTTCCTGGACGACGAGGCGCTGGACTTGATGAAGCGCAAGGGCACCTGGTTCGTGCCCACGGCCATGGCCTTCCAGGGCGTGAAGGAGCGCGCGGACCAGGGGCGGATGAACGAGGACACCGTGCGCAAGGTGCGCGCGGTGGATGAGGCGCGCAAGCAGTCCTTGCGCAAGGCGATTGCGCGAGGCGTCCGCATCGCCTTCGGCACGGACTCGGGCGTCTACTCACACGGGCGCAACGCGGGGGAGTTCGCGCTGCTGGTGGAGGCAGGCATGGCGCCGGCCGAGGCCCTTCGCGCCGCGACGGTCCACGCCGCGGAGCTGTTGGGGGTGTCCGCGACGCTGGGCACGCTGGAGCCCGGGAAGGTCGCGGACGTGGTGGCGGTGCCGGGCAATCCGCTCCAGGACATCCGCAAGACGGAGGCGGTGTTCTTCGTGATGAAGGACGGCGTCATCCATCATCATGACGCCGAGCCTTCGGTGCCGCCCGAGGCGGCCCGCTGAGGCCAGGACCTCAGGCGCCGTGTGAGCCGCCCACCGAGGTGTCCCAGAAGGACGCCTCGATTTTGTGCCCGTCCAAGTCCCTCACGAAGCAGCCGTAGTACGGCTCGCCGTACAGCGGGCGAGGACCTGGGGCGCCGTCGTTGGTCGCTCCCGCGGCGAGCGCGGCCTCGTGGAAGGCATTCACCGCCTGCTTCGACGTGGCGATGAAGCCGAAGTGGGTGCCATTGCCCACGTTGGCGCGAGAGCCGTCGAGCGGCGTCTGCACCCAGAACTCGGGGAACTGCTTGCCGTAGGCGACGGCATTGGGGAAGTCCAACACCCGGCCGTAGCCGAGCGTGGCCATGACTCGGTCATAGAAGGCCACGGCCCGCGCGAAGTCGTTCGTGCCGATGGAGACGTGAGAGAGGATGCTCGGGTTGTCGCCGCTCATGGGGTCCTCGGGGAAACAGGGGGCCCTGGCTTAACGCGGACCGGGTGTCCCCGCGTGCTGAAATCGCTCGGCCCTCAAGGGCAGTGGGGACAGGAAGGACTGCCCGGATGGTCTGTCTGGAACCGCGTGTATGCCCGGCAGTTTTCATCGCGCTTCGACGTGTCGCCCTGGCAGGCGTACTGGTACGCGGCCCCGCAGAGCGTCGCGGCGATATCGGGCGTCGAAGGGCCTTTGTAGGGCTGGGTGCAGGAACTCGACGCGCCGCACTCGGCGGGGTCGTCCCTCAGCTCCTGGTACTCGCACGAGCTGTTCTCTCCGTTGAGGGAGCAGGTGCTGTCGCTCGGGCACCACTTGCACGCCAGGTCCACGTACGCGCTGGCGCAGGCGCCGCACGTGGTCAGCTCGGTGCAGGCATCGTCCTCGGCGCAGGCGGAGAGGCCCAGCGACCACAGGGCCAGGGTGAGCAAGGGGAGATAGCGGGACACGGTGACTCCAGAAGCCGGGGGGACGGGGAATTGTCGTCGGAGCCCCGCGACGGGAGCAACGTCGGGTTGCTCACCCCTGGGGAAAGAGGCGCGCCTGTCGGATGCGGACCCGGAGGGACTGGCCCGTGCGCACGTCGAGCGCGGGCGCCACCACGCGCAGCAGCGTGCCGTCGACGGGGAAGCGGTACTCGGCCGCGTAGCCCAGGAACAGGCGCGCGGAGAGGGGCAGGGGTGTGCCGTGCTCACCCAGCTCCACGTCCTCGGGGCGGACCACCAGCGTGGCGGCGCCCGGCGTCGCGGCGGTGCCGGGGGGCAGGGGGAACACCACGCCTCCGCGCGCCGTATGGAACGCGCCCTCGCGCACCTCGCCCGAGAGCACGTTGGCGCCTCCGACGAAACCCGCGACGAAGGGCGTCGCGGGCTCACGGTAGAGCGTCTCGGGGGTGGCCACCTGCTCCAGCACGCCCTGGTTCATCACCGCGATGCGGTCCGACAGCGCGAGCGCCTCGCCCTGGTCATGGGTGACGAAGACGAGGGTGGTGCCCAGCCTCGCGCGCAGGGCCGCGATTTCGGCGCGCAGCTCCTCGCGCAGCGCCGCGTCCAGGTTGGAGAGCGGCTCGTCCAGCAGCAACACGCGAGGCCCCGCGACCAGCGCCCGTGCGAGCGCGACACGCTGGAGTTGGCCACCCGAGAGTTCATGGGGTTTTCGCGCCGCCAGGCTCTCTAGCCGGACCCAGCGCAGCGCCTCGCCCACCTTCGCCGCGAGCTCTGTCTTGGGCACGCGGCGCAGCGTCAGCGGATAGGCCACGTTCTCTTCCACCGTGCGGTGGGGCCACACGGCATAGCCCTGGAACACCATGCCCAGTCCGCGGCGCTCGGGAGGCACGCGCACGCCGGGCCCGGCCACCACCTCACCGCCGAGGCGGAGCACGCCCGCGTCGGGATGCTCCAGCCCCGCGAGCATGCGCAGCGTGGTCGTCTTCCCGCAGCCGGACGGCCCCAGCAGCGAGACGAGCTCCCCCTCCTGGACCTCGAGGCTCAGGCCGCGCACCACGGGCGTGGCGCCATAGGACTTGAACACGCCCTCCAGCGAGATGGCCGCCATCACCGCGCCTCCGTCGCGCGGCGAGACACCAGCGCGAGCACGACGTGTCCCGACACCACCAGCATCACGAAGGCACACGCCAGCACCGCCGCGGCCGCCGGGTCCGCGTAGCTCTGCAAGTCGAACAGCAGCTTGCCCAACACCTCCGAACCCGCCGGCACCAGCAGCACGGACATGGTGATTTCCGTCGCGCAGGAGAGGAACGCCAGGATGAAGGCCACCGTGAGCGCGGGCCGCAGGAGCGGCAAGGGCACGTCGAGGAAGGCGCGCAGGGGGCTCGCGCCGCTGACCCGCGCCGCCTCCGTCAAAGACGGGTCCAACTGCGCCAGCGCCTCCGTGCTGTTGCGAGTCCCCAGCGCGAGATACTTCGCCGAGTACGCCACCAGCAGCAGCCACGGCGTATGTGCCAGCGCCAGCACGAAGGCCACCTGGTCAAAGAGGATGAAGCGCCAGTCCCGAGAGAACGCGAGCAGCAACGCCAGGGCCAGCACCGTGCCCGGCACGGCATAGGGCCACACGGCCAGCGCCTCGACGCCCGCCCCGAGTCTCCTGAAGGCTCGCTGGAGCAGCGCCGATGCGAGTCCGAACCCACACACCAGCACGCCCGCTCCCGCCGCCAGCAGGAGGCTGAGCCCCGTGGCTCGCAGCGTGCGCGGCTGGCTCAACACGCTGGCCCAGTGTGAGAGCGTCAACTCCTCCCACGCGAGCCGCGCGCCGAATCCGCGCTGGAGCGAGGTGAGCAGGATGGCGCCCAACGGCAGCAGCACCAGCAGCCCACACACCGCCGCGACGGACACCGTGGCCCCCGTCCGCGCGCGGCCCAGCGCGAGAGGCCGTGACGCCAGGCCCTTGCCCGCGCTCAATCGCACGCGCCCGGAGCGCCCCAGGGCCCACGTCGCCAGCAGGGACAGCGGCGTCAGGGCGAGCAGCACGAGCGCGAGCACACACGCCCGCCCCAGCCCTTCATCCCCGCGCAGGACGAGCTCATAGATGCGGGTGGTGAGCACCCGCGTGGGAGGCGTCGCGGACACGCCCAGCAGATACGGTACGCCGAAGGAAGACGCCGCCATGAGGAACACCATCACCGCGCCGGACAGGAGCGACGGGAGCACCAGGGGCACGGTTGTCGTCAGCAGCGCCCTCAGGGGCGAGGCGCCACACACCCGCGCGGCTTCCTCCAGCGCGGGGTCCATCCTGCGCAGCGCCGCCGCGCCCGCGAGCAGCACCAGGGGCAGGCCGGACAGTCCCTCGACGAAGGCGATGCCCACGGGCCCATGGATGTCGAGTGTGCCCTCACCCAACAGCCGGTTGAGATAACCCGCGCGAGGGCTGGCCAGGGACAACCAGCCCATGCCCCAGATGAACGCGGGGATGGCGGAGGGCAGGGTGAAGAGGACGGTGAAGCCCCCTCGCAGCGGCAGGTCCGTGCGGAACAGCAACACCGACAGCGGCGCGCCCAGGGCGAGCGCGAGCAGCGCGGCGCCTCCCGAGATGAGCAGCGTGTTTCCCAGCGCCCCCAGCTCCGAGGCGAGCCCCTCCGCGCCCAGGTCTCCAGGCGCCGCCGCGCCACGCGCGAGCAACAGCACCACCGGCCCCACGGCGAAGACAATCACTGGCACCAGCCACGCGGCCAATCCCAACCCTCTCGCAGAGAGTCTCCTCATTTCGAGAAGGCCCGCGTGAAGGACTCCTTGAGCGCGCCACCTCGCGCCAACCCCTGCTGTATCAACTCGGGTGTCCACGGCTGCGTGCGCTCCAGCAGCACCTCCACGCCGGGCTCGCCCCGAGGCCCCGCGAGGCGCGGGTCCACCGCGTGCATGTCTCCCTTCTCGACGATGAGGCGCTGCCCCTCGGGAGACAGGAGCACATCCACCACGGCGCGCGCCGCCACGGGGTTGGGTGTCTTCGCGAGGATGGCCACGGGCCCTGGAATGGTGACCGCGCCATCCGTGGGCCAGACCACGCGTATCCGGCTGCCGCGTGCCCGCGCCGCCAGCGCGTTCTCCAGCAACAAGACCCCCGCGTCCGCCTCCCCACTCTCCACTTTCTGGAGCACCGCCGCGTTGCCCCCCGCGACGATGGCGCCCTGCTTCCGCAGGCCCGCGAAGTACGCCTCGCCATACCTGGACTGGCAGAACACGGCCCAGGTGAAGGCCGTGCCCGACGTGAGCGGGTCGCCAATGGCCACGCGTCCCGGCCATGTCCCATCCACCAACCCCGCGAAGGACGTGGGCGGTGGAGGGGAATCCTCCCGGTGCACCAGCACCATGGTGGACACGCGGATGGCGGCGGAGCGCGCGTCCAGGTCCAAGAGCGCGCGGGGAACCCGCAGCACGTGCGGCGACGCATACGGCAGGAACAAGCCCTCGTTCGCGAGCCGCTCCACCAGGAACGGGTCCGACGTCGCGAGCAGGTCGGCGCGGATGGCCCCCGCGGCGCGCTCGGCCTCCAACCGGCTGGCCACCTTCTCGCTGCCCGCTTGATACCAGCGCACGGTGACGCCGGGCAGCTCCCGCTTCAGCAGCGGCTCGAGCGCGTCCAGCACGTGTTGGTACATGGACGTGTAGACCCAGACCTCGCCCGCGGGCGCGCCTTCATGCGCGGCGTGGGTGCCGGAGGACGGCGCGGCGGACTCGATGCGGCACGAGGCGAGCACGGCCAGCGCCAGGGCGAGGCCAGTCCCCCGGACGAGTGCGGGAAGGGACATGCGCCCGGGATTATGCGGCACGGCCAGCCAAAGTCGTGCCCCGCTCGGAGCGTTGCCTGAAAATGACAAACCCCTTCCGTGCGCGACCGGCACGAAAGGGGCTGTCCCGCGTCTTGAATGGACGGACCGCGCGCTACTTGCAGCTTCGCGCCGGCATGGCGTCAATCCAGTCGGCGATGAGCTGGGCACCCGCCTCGTGGCGCAGGGCCCGGCCAATCTCCGGCATCATCTTCCCCGAGATTTCCGTGTGCATCCGGAACCAGAGGATGGACGTGTCGTGGCTCCCGGGGACGATGTCGAACTCACCGCCCACGCCGCCACCGGCGGAGCCCGGACGCTTGCAATAGCCCAGGCTGAACTCATCCGTCGTCTTGATGTCCAGGAACAGCCGGCTGGTGATGCCGGGCTGCGCCTTGGGGTTGTGGCAGTGCGCGCAGTTGATATCCAGATAGGTGCGCGCCCGCTGCGTCAGGTCCGCCTCGCCCGCGTTGAACGCGTCCGGAGCGCGGGGAATCTGCTGCGTGGGCGGCAGTCCCTCCAGCTTCCCGAGACTCGCCAGGTGCTGGAGCTGGTTGACCGGCTGAAGGCCATAGGTGTGCTCCCGGTTGAGATACCGGGCCTTCACGCCAATGGGCAGCAGGTGCTGGTTGTCCTGCTCGTCCACCATGTGATGGCACTTCTGGCACTGGTTGCGCTGCGGCACCAGGTAGTCGAACTTCCGCGTCACGCCCTCGGTGTCGATGAACGTGAAGTCCTTGAACACCTTACCGCCGCTGGCCAGCGTCGCCTCGGTCAGCGCATCG from Myxococcus stipitatus carries:
- a CDS encoding amidohydrolase family protein; the protein is MRRALLLVGLVVGLSSSAAEPPRAYVLKAARLFDARTGKLVTPGVVVVTDGKVSSVGAGAKAPEGARVVELGDATLLPGFMDSHTHLTGEAGEDWRQDVIDSFQRTIPEKTLESLPHARATLMAGFTTVRNVGAGDFIDVGLRNSIRRGTVVGPRILTATSGLGSTGGHCDEGNSWRKGLLADETGAGVADGPEALRAKVRENLKYGADLIKVCATGGVLSLNSDVDSPQLTQAELDAIVDEAHARKRKVAAHAHGAEGAKRAIRAGVDSIEHGSFLDDEALDLMKRKGTWFVPTAMAFQGVKERADQGRMNEDTVRKVRAVDEARKQSLRKAIARGVRIAFGTDSGVYSHGRNAGEFALLVEAGMAPAEALRAATVHAAELLGVSATLGTLEPGKVADVVAVPGNPLQDIRKTEAVFFVMKDGVIHHHDAEPSVPPEAAR
- a CDS encoding VOC family protein — protein: MSGDNPSILSHVSIGTNDFARAVAFYDRVMATLGYGRVLDFPNAVAYGKQFPEFWVQTPLDGSRANVGNGTHFGFIATSKQAVNAFHEAALAAGATNDGAPGPRPLYGEPYYGCFVRDLDGHKIEASFWDTSVGGSHGA
- a CDS encoding ABC transporter ATP-binding protein — encoded protein: MAAISLEGVFKSYGATPVVRGLSLEVQEGELVSLLGPSGCGKTTTLRMLAGLEHPDAGVLRLGGEVVAGPGVRVPPERRGLGMVFQGYAVWPHRTVEENVAYPLTLRRVPKTELAAKVGEALRWVRLESLAARKPHELSGGQLQRVALARALVAGPRVLLLDEPLSNLDAALREELRAEIAALRARLGTTLVFVTHDQGEALALSDRIAVMNQGVLEQVATPETLYREPATPFVAGFVGGANVLSGEVREGAFHTARGGVVFPLPPGTAATPGAATLVVRPEDVELGEHGTPLPLSARLFLGYAAEYRFPVDGTLLRVVAPALDVRTGQSLRVRIRQARLFPQG
- a CDS encoding ABC transporter permease, encoding MRRLSARGLGLAAWLVPVIVFAVGPVVLLLARGAAAPGDLGAEGLASELGALGNTLLISGGAALLALALGAPLSVLLFRTDLPLRGGFTVLFTLPSAIPAFIWGMGWLSLASPRAGYLNRLLGEGTLDIHGPVGIAFVEGLSGLPLVLLAGAAALRRMDPALEEAARVCGASPLRALLTTTVPLVLPSLLSGAVMVFLMAASSFGVPYLLGVSATPPTRVLTTRIYELVLRGDEGLGRACVLALVLLALTPLSLLATWALGRSGRVRLSAGKGLASRPLALGRARTGATVSVAAVCGLLVLLPLGAILLTSLQRGFGARLAWEELTLSHWASVLSQPRTLRATGLSLLLAAGAGVLVCGFGLASALLQRAFRRLGAGVEALAVWPYAVPGTVLALALLLAFSRDWRFILFDQVAFVLALAHTPWLLLVAYSAKYLALGTRNSTEALAQLDPSLTEAARVSGASPLRAFLDVPLPLLRPALTVAFILAFLSCATEITMSVLLVPAGSEVLGKLLFDLQSYADPAAAAVLACAFVMLVVSGHVVLALVSRRATEAR
- a CDS encoding ABC transporter substrate-binding protein; the encoded protein is MSLPALVRGTGLALALAVLASCRIESAAPSSGTHAAHEGAPAGEVWVYTSMYQHVLDALEPLLKRELPGVTVRWYQAGSEKVASRLEAERAAGAIRADLLATSDPFLVERLANEGLFLPYASPHVLRVPRALLDLDARSAAIRVSTMVLVHREDSPPPPTSFAGLVDGTWPGRVAIGDPLTSGTAFTWAVFCQSRYGEAYFAGLRKQGAIVAGGNAAVLQKVESGEADAGVLLLENALAARARGSRIRVVWPTDGAVTIPGPVAILAKTPNPVAARAVVDVLLSPEGQRLIVEKGDMHAVDPRLAGPRGEPGVEVLLERTQPWTPELIQQGLARGGALKESFTRAFSK
- a CDS encoding SO2930 family diheme c-type cytochrome — encoded protein: MRSPYMTRLGLAAVLLAAAVAACSGGEEDDSRIGEIPDAGDAGNPSTPDSGPDAGNPDAGEDGGADAGNDGGTDAGPEDGGSDAGSDAGSDAGSDAGPPPGTVTIPDVLSGYNLFTGTPAGGDFKPVEGNIPYELTTPLFSDYSLKSRTLYIPAGKAALYSADAVLDLPVGTIITKTFAFPADFREPDKNVRPLETRVLVRQPQPVGWVAYPYVWNDALTEATLASGGKVFKDFTFIDTEGVTRKFDYLVPQRNQCQKCHHMVDEQDNQHLLPIGVKARYLNREHTYGLQPVNQLQHLASLGKLEGLPPTQQIPRAPDAFNAGEADLTQRARTYLDINCAHCHNPKAQPGITSRLFLDIKTTDEFSLGYCKRPGSAGGGVGGEFDIVPGSHDTSILWFRMHTEISGKMMPEIGRALRHEAGAQLIADWIDAMPARSCK